The genomic stretch CTGAGTAAAGAAGGCGTACAGCGCATTCTTAACGAACTGAAAGAGATGGATTTTGACTTCATCGTATGTGACTCACCGGCCGGTATTGAGCAAGGCGCTTTGATGGCATTGTATTACGCCGATGAAGCGATTGTGACCACGAACCCGGAAGTCTCATCGGTGCGCGACTCTGACCGTATCCTGGGTATTCTGGACTCTAAATCACTGCGTGCTGAACAAGGCCTTGAGCCAGTGAAACAGCACCTGCTGCTGACCCGCTACAGCCCGCTACGTGTCACTCAGGGTGAAATGCTGTCGGTGCAGGATGTGGAAGAAATTCTGCATGTGCCTCTGGTTGGTGTCATTCCGGAGAGCCAGGCGGTACTGAATGCGTCTAACAAAGGTATTCCGGTCATTTTTGACGATCAGTCGGATGCGGGCCAGGCTTATCAGGACACAGTGTCACGTCTTCTGGGTGAGCAAGTGGAATTCCGTTTCCTGACCGAGCCGAAGAAAGGCATCTTTAAACGACTTTTTGGGGGCTAAACCGTTATGTCATTACTTGAGTTTTTTCGACCACAGAAGAAAACCTCAGCCAACCTTGCCAAAGAGCGTCTGCAGATCATCGTGGCCGAGCGCCGCAGCCAGAATGATCCGGCTCCGAACTACCTGCCGCAGTTGAAAGAAGACATTCTGCAGGTGATTGCCAAATACGTAGCGATTGACCCAAACATGGTCGAGCTGTCGTTTGAACACAAGGGCGACGATCTGGCTGTGCTGGAACTGAACGTTAAGCTACCGGATGACGAGAAGTAAGTGACAAAGAGCCGACCTGAGGTCGGCTCTTGTTTTTCTGCTATCCGGCTCAGCAGTGATAATGCTTGGCAATATACTGCTCAAACTGCTGGCATAACTCTTCATCAGACTGCTCATTCGACGCAATCTCTTGTGCGCCGTTGACAACCTTAATGGCTGCATTGAGCGATGCGACCGGTGCCCGCTCACGTGTCGCCAGCGCGGTTATCTTATCCTGCTGGACCTGCCAGGCCTGCTCTGGCGATAAATTACACACATCCGCCAGGTACTTGGCATTAAAGCCCTCTCCGGTCAGGCTCTTGATTGTGTCATTGTGCGACTGACTGTTTCCGCAATGCCAGTAGTTTTCGGCCAGTAGCGGACCAATACGCGGGTTATCGGTCAGATAACCCAATGTGTCGAGGAAATAGGCACGGGTCTGGTAAACCGCCATGTGCGCCAGCAGATAACCGTGATAGGCACAAGCCGATTCATCGGACAGCAGATGCGGAATCGC from Vibrio ostreae encodes the following:
- the minD gene encoding septum site-determining protein MinD encodes the protein MARIIVVTSGKGGVGKTTSSAAIASGLALQGKKTAVIDFDIGLRNLDLIMGCERRVVYDFVNVINGEATLNQALIKDKRNENLFILPASQTRDKDALSKEGVQRILNELKEMDFDFIVCDSPAGIEQGALMALYYADEAIVTTNPEVSSVRDSDRILGILDSKSLRAEQGLEPVKQHLLLTRYSPLRVTQGEMLSVQDVEEILHVPLVGVIPESQAVLNASNKGIPVIFDDQSDAGQAYQDTVSRLLGEQVEFRFLTEPKKGIFKRLFGG
- the minE gene encoding cell division topological specificity factor MinE; this encodes MSLLEFFRPQKKTSANLAKERLQIIVAERRSQNDPAPNYLPQLKEDILQVIAKYVAIDPNMVELSFEHKGDDLAVLELNVKLPDDEK